In a single window of the Melioribacteraceae bacterium genome:
- the gltB gene encoding glutamate synthase large subunit: MESSNYNFRRADGKLNRVGMYDPKFEHDNCGVGFIAKLDGIPTHTVIENSITVLVNLEHRGALGGDKATGDGAGIMSQIPDDFFRPVLQDLGITLPSIGDYGVGMIFMPNQKRLINKYKKIIERIVKEEGGIVLGWRDVPVDSSIIGELAKNNEPLILQLFIDRDKIEQDSFERKLYVIRRLAEKEIANLPEDSSQFYVCTLSSYRIVYKGLLTASQLPVYYPDLSDPRFKSNFGVAHQRYSTNTLPTWNLAQPFRYIAHNGEINTLSGNINRMKAREYRLTSELFGDDIEKIKPIIVEDGSDSAIFDNVLELLALGGRSLPHAMMMMVPEAYGPKIQMSEDKRAFYDFHSAIMEPWDGPAAIVFADNRYLGGILDRNGLRPARYTITSDGYVVLASETGVLDIDPEKIIKRSRLSPGKMLLADFQQHRVVPDKEIKSKISRQKPYRRWIRENIIIMRGLFNPANAPKENEESLLQLQHAFGYTDEELKLVINPMASRGQEAVGSMGNDTPLAILSEIPHLLFYYFKQRFAQVTNPAIDPLREELVMSLESFVGGEGSLLEEAPSNFRGFKFSHPILTRDDLLRIEQANHPSVNVEYIDILFDRNKDENALENALNSVFEQADNSITDGISIIVLTDRNISHEKVPIPSLLAVSGLHHHLIKKGMRTQTSIVIDTGEVREVMNYAMLISYGADAICPYLVLSTVKGMAEKGMLETKLKPEEAIDAYIVAVKKGLLKTMSRLGISTLHSYFAAQTFEAVGISQNVIDKYFCGTITRLSGIDLPEIQREAIMRHNSGFPSHGRMKNLLDAGGEYTIRNNGEKHFWNQNTISQLQLATKTNDYDVFKSYIKLVNDDESAPRTIRSLLEFKERKSISIDEVESVESIIKRFVVSAMSFGSISREAHESIAIAVNRIGSKSNSGEGGEDIARLKPNADGDIAASKVKQIASGRFGVTPEYLINAEELQIKVAQGAKPGEGGQLPGHKVSDEIARVRHTTPGVTLISPPPHHDIYSIEDLAQLIYDLKCVNPRAKVSVKLVSESGVGTIAAGVAKAKADLVLISGYEGGTGASPLTSIKHTGVPWEIGLAETHQTLIHNKLRDKIRVQVDGQLKTGRDIAIAILLGAEEFGFATSVLITLGCIMLRKCHQNTCSVGVATQDPELRKKFGGKPEYVERYFKFLAQDLREVMAKLGFRTIEEMIGHTEVLGYNPPKELWKGSKFDLDPLFNSMVDTAGKSCCSVGPTPIDTYDNELMEMVKPALNEKKPIELNLPLKNIYRTVGARLSGEIVKRYGAEGLPEDTIKINFTGSGGQSFGAFLAPGITLKIEGDVNDYLGKGMSGGRIIVVPPAKSNFTPEENVICGNVVLYGATGGEIYVNGKAGERFAIRNSGAKIVVEGIGDHGCEYMTGGIVVSLGSTGKNFAAGMSGGIAYIYDQSQLFDTKCNLDMVDLETVWHQNDKLFLKTMLERHLYFTNSPLAKTILQKWDSQLPMFVKVMPIDYRKSLERMKMSEYPDIDTVAVTEEVFNG; encoded by the coding sequence ATGGAGAGCAGTAACTATAACTTTAGAAGAGCCGATGGCAAATTAAATAGGGTCGGAATGTATGATCCTAAATTTGAGCATGATAACTGCGGTGTTGGATTTATTGCAAAGTTAGATGGAATTCCAACTCATACTGTAATTGAAAATTCAATAACGGTACTTGTTAATTTGGAACATCGCGGTGCGCTTGGTGGCGATAAAGCAACTGGTGATGGCGCTGGTATTATGAGCCAAATTCCCGATGACTTCTTTCGCCCGGTTCTTCAAGATTTAGGAATTACTCTTCCCTCAATTGGAGATTATGGGGTTGGAATGATTTTTATGCCTAATCAAAAAAGACTGATTAATAAATACAAAAAAATTATTGAAAGAATTGTAAAAGAAGAAGGGGGCATAGTTCTGGGATGGCGTGATGTTCCGGTTGACTCATCAATTATTGGAGAATTAGCAAAGAATAATGAACCATTAATTCTTCAATTATTTATTGACCGTGATAAAATAGAACAAGATTCTTTTGAAAGAAAACTTTATGTAATTAGAAGATTAGCCGAAAAAGAAATTGCAAATTTACCTGAAGATTCATCCCAGTTTTATGTGTGTACTTTATCGAGCTACCGAATTGTTTACAAGGGATTATTAACCGCAAGTCAGCTTCCCGTATATTATCCTGATCTTTCAGATCCAAGATTTAAATCAAATTTTGGAGTTGCTCACCAAAGATACAGCACTAATACATTACCAACATGGAATCTTGCTCAGCCGTTCAGATATATTGCTCATAATGGTGAAATAAATACATTGAGCGGAAACATTAATAGAATGAAAGCTCGTGAGTATAGATTAACTTCAGAACTCTTTGGCGACGACATTGAAAAAATTAAACCAATTATAGTTGAAGATGGAAGCGACTCGGCAATATTTGATAATGTTCTAGAATTATTAGCCCTTGGAGGAAGATCACTTCCTCACGCAATGATGATGATGGTGCCTGAAGCATACGGTCCTAAAATTCAAATGAGTGAAGATAAAAGGGCATTCTACGATTTCCACTCGGCGATTATGGAACCATGGGATGGACCAGCAGCAATTGTATTTGCAGATAATCGTTATCTCGGTGGAATTCTTGATCGAAATGGTCTGAGACCGGCAAGATATACAATAACTAGTGATGGATATGTTGTTCTGGCGTCCGAAACCGGAGTGCTCGATATCGACCCGGAAAAAATTATAAAACGCAGTAGACTTTCTCCGGGCAAAATGCTTTTAGCAGATTTTCAACAACACCGTGTTGTACCGGATAAAGAAATAAAATCTAAAATTTCAAGACAAAAACCTTATAGAAGATGGATTAGAGAAAATATAATTATTATGCGCGGATTATTTAATCCAGCAAATGCTCCAAAAGAAAATGAAGAAAGTCTTCTTCAACTCCAACATGCTTTTGGATATACTGATGAGGAATTAAAATTAGTAATTAATCCTATGGCTTCACGCGGGCAAGAAGCTGTTGGTTCAATGGGTAATGATACCCCATTGGCAATTCTTTCGGAAATTCCTCATCTCCTTTTCTATTATTTTAAACAGAGATTTGCGCAGGTTACAAATCCCGCAATCGATCCATTACGGGAAGAGCTGGTAATGTCGCTCGAAAGTTTTGTTGGCGGTGAAGGAAGTTTACTTGAAGAAGCGCCCTCAAATTTTAGAGGATTTAAATTCTCGCATCCTATTTTAACAAGAGATGATTTATTGAGAATTGAACAGGCCAACCATCCAAGTGTAAATGTAGAATATATAGATATTCTATTTGATAGAAACAAAGACGAAAACGCACTCGAGAATGCACTTAATTCTGTATTTGAACAAGCTGATAATTCAATTACAGATGGTATCTCAATTATAGTTTTAACAGATAGAAATATCTCTCACGAAAAAGTGCCAATCCCTTCATTACTTGCTGTATCGGGACTTCATCATCATCTCATTAAAAAAGGTATGCGCACGCAAACAAGTATTGTAATAGATACCGGTGAAGTTAGAGAAGTAATGAATTATGCCATGCTAATTAGTTATGGCGCCGATGCAATTTGCCCATATTTAGTTTTGAGTACTGTTAAGGGAATGGCTGAAAAGGGAATGCTCGAGACAAAACTAAAACCTGAAGAGGCAATTGACGCATATATTGTTGCGGTTAAAAAGGGATTGCTCAAAACAATGAGTCGTCTCGGTATATCAACACTTCACAGTTATTTTGCCGCTCAAACCTTTGAAGCGGTTGGAATTTCACAAAATGTAATTGATAAGTATTTCTGCGGAACAATAACTCGGCTTAGCGGAATTGATCTCCCAGAAATTCAAAGAGAAGCAATAATGAGGCATAACTCAGGATTTCCTTCTCATGGTAGAATGAAAAATCTACTCGATGCCGGGGGTGAATATACTATCAGAAATAATGGTGAAAAACATTTCTGGAATCAAAACACAATTTCACAGCTTCAGCTTGCAACTAAAACTAATGATTATGATGTATTCAAAAGTTATATAAAATTAGTCAACGATGATGAATCGGCTCCACGTACTATTAGAAGTCTGCTTGAATTTAAAGAACGAAAATCAATATCAATTGATGAAGTTGAATCGGTAGAAAGCATAATCAAAAGATTTGTTGTGTCGGCGATGTCGTTCGGTTCAATCTCGCGCGAAGCTCATGAGTCAATTGCAATTGCGGTAAATAGAATTGGATCGAAGAGCAATAGCGGAGAAGGGGGAGAAGATATCGCAAGATTAAAACCAAACGCCGATGGAGATATTGCGGCATCAAAAGTAAAACAGATTGCTTCGGGAAGATTTGGCGTTACACCCGAATATTTAATTAACGCCGAAGAACTGCAGATAAAAGTTGCTCAAGGTGCAAAACCGGGAGAAGGGGGACAACTTCCAGGACATAAGGTTTCGGATGAAATTGCCAGGGTTCGTCATACAACTCCCGGCGTAACATTAATTTCACCTCCTCCGCATCATGATATTTATTCTATTGAAGATTTAGCTCAGCTTATTTATGATTTGAAATGTGTTAACCCAAGAGCGAAAGTATCTGTTAAACTTGTTTCAGAATCGGGAGTAGGAACTATTGCGGCCGGTGTTGCAAAAGCTAAAGCCGATCTCGTTTTAATTTCAGGATATGAAGGGGGAACCGGTGCCTCACCTCTCACATCAATTAAACATACTGGCGTTCCGTGGGAAATTGGACTCGCCGAAACTCATCAAACTCTTATTCATAATAAATTAAGAGATAAGATTCGTGTGCAAGTTGATGGTCAATTAAAAACCGGAAGAGATATTGCGATTGCGATATTGCTTGGTGCCGAGGAATTTGGATTCGCTACTTCAGTTCTAATTACTCTTGGTTGTATTATGCTCAGAAAATGTCATCAAAATACCTGCTCTGTTGGTGTTGCTACTCAAGATCCGGAATTGAGAAAAAAGTTTGGAGGAAAGCCCGAGTATGTTGAAAGATATTTCAAATTTTTGGCTCAAGATTTAAGAGAAGTAATGGCGAAACTAGGTTTCCGAACAATTGAGGAAATGATTGGTCATACAGAAGTACTTGGTTATAATCCTCCAAAAGAATTATGGAAAGGTTCTAAGTTTGATCTCGATCCTTTATTTAATTCAATGGTTGATACCGCCGGAAAATCTTGTTGTTCGGTTGGCCCTACACCTATTGATACATATGATAATGAGCTGATGGAAATGGTAAAGCCCGCGCTTAATGAGAAGAAACCAATTGAATTGAATCTTCCTCTAAAAAATATTTATAGAACGGTTGGTGCCCGTTTGAGCGGTGAAATTGTAAAAAGGTATGGAGCTGAAGGATTACCAGAAGACACAATTAAAATTAATTTTACAGGTTCCGGAGGTCAAAGCTTTGGCGCTTTCTTAGCTCCCGGCATAACATTGAAGATTGAGGGGGACGTAAATGATTATCTAGGAAAGGGAATGTCGGGTGGGAGAATTATTGTTGTTCCACCGGCTAAATCTAATTTTACCCCTGAAGAAAATGTTATTTGCGGTAATGTCGTTCTCTATGGAGCAACCGGCGGTGAGATATACGTTAATGGAAAAGCTGGTGAGCGATTTGCGATTAGAAATAGCGGGGCTAAAATTGTTGTTGAAGGAATTGGCGATCATGGCTGTGAATATATGACTGGCGGAATTGTTGTTAGTCTTGGATCAACTGGAAAAAACTTTGCCGCGGGTATGAGTGGAGGTATTGCATATATTTATGATCAGTCACAATTATTCGATACAAAATGTAATCTTGATATGGTGGATCTGGAAACAGTATGGCATCAAAACGATAAACTGTTCTTGAAAACAATGCTTGAAAGACATTTATATTTTACTAATAGTCCACTTGCTAAAACTATTCTACAAAAATGGGATTCGCAATTACCGATGTTCGTAAAGGTTATGCCGATAGATTATAGAAAATCATTAGAAAGAATGAAAATGAGCGAATATCCGGATATTGATACAGTTGCAGTAACCGAGGAGGTATTCAATGGCTAA
- a CDS encoding glutamate synthase subunit beta: MAKPTGFLEFQRENPSKLPIESRVKNFNEFEIFLPEDKLINQAARCMDCGIPYCHSYGCPVGNRIPDWNDMVYRNQWKSALDLLHSTINFPEFTGRVCPAPCEHSCTLAINTSPVSIKHIELQIVERGWKEGWIVPEPAPFKTGKKVAIIGSGPAGLSAAQQLARKGHDVVVFEKSDRIGGLLRYGIPDFKLDKSTIDRRIAQMEAEGVVFEPSVNVGVDISAHYLKRTFDSVIIAAGSTVPRDLQIPGRELNGVHFAMEFLTQQNRINAGDTIPEEKILNAKGKHVVVIGGGDTGSDCVGTSIRQGAAKVTQVEILPKPPVNRTESNSWPAWPQILFTSTSHEEGCERLWSLSAKSFEGKNGNVTGVNFIELNWSEPDKTGMRKFEEVINSNKIIKADLVLLAMGFVHVEHGSIIKELKINTDNRGNIIVDKNFMTTEEGFFAAGDSVLGASLVVRAFNAGRRVASAVDNFLMKS; encoded by the coding sequence ATGGCTAAACCAACAGGATTTTTAGAATTTCAGAGGGAGAATCCTTCCAAACTTCCAATTGAATCTAGAGTAAAAAATTTCAATGAGTTTGAAATTTTCCTACCGGAGGATAAATTAATAAATCAAGCAGCTCGTTGTATGGATTGTGGAATTCCTTACTGCCATTCATATGGGTGTCCTGTCGGTAACAGAATACCCGACTGGAATGATATGGTTTATAGAAATCAATGGAAGTCTGCTCTAGATCTTCTTCACTCAACAATCAATTTTCCCGAATTCACAGGGCGTGTTTGTCCTGCACCATGTGAGCATTCGTGTACGCTTGCTATAAATACTTCACCGGTTTCAATAAAACATATTGAACTTCAGATAGTTGAAAGAGGATGGAAGGAAGGGTGGATAGTTCCGGAACCGGCACCATTTAAAACAGGAAAAAAAGTTGCGATTATTGGAAGCGGTCCCGCAGGCTTGAGCGCAGCGCAGCAACTAGCTAGAAAGGGACACGATGTTGTTGTGTTCGAAAAGAGTGATAGAATTGGAGGATTATTAAGATATGGTATTCCCGATTTTAAATTGGATAAGAGTACTATCGATAGACGAATTGCACAAATGGAAGCAGAAGGAGTAGTATTTGAACCTTCTGTTAATGTTGGAGTTGATATTTCAGCGCACTATCTTAAAAGAACTTTCGATTCAGTTATTATTGCCGCAGGCTCAACCGTTCCTCGCGATTTACAAATTCCGGGGCGAGAGTTAAATGGCGTTCATTTTGCAATGGAATTTTTAACACAGCAGAATAGAATTAATGCGGGAGATACTATTCCAGAAGAAAAAATATTAAACGCAAAAGGTAAACATGTTGTAGTTATTGGAGGAGGAGATACCGGATCAGATTGTGTGGGTACTTCGATTAGGCAGGGTGCGGCAAAAGTAACTCAAGTTGAAATTTTGCCAAAACCGCCGGTTAATCGAACCGAAAGTAATTCGTGGCCGGCTTGGCCTCAAATACTTTTTACTTCCACTTCTCATGAAGAAGGCTGCGAAAGATTATGGTCTCTATCTGCAAAATCATTTGAAGGAAAAAATGGAAATGTAACTGGAGTTAATTTTATAGAATTAAACTGGAGCGAGCCAGATAAAACCGGCATGAGAAAATTTGAGGAAGTGATTAATTCAAATAAAATTATTAAAGCTGATCTGGTTTTACTTGCAATGGGATTTGTTCATGTTGAACATGGAAGTATTATCAAGGAGTTGAAAATAAATACCGATAACCGGGGAAATATTATAGTTGATAAAAACTTTATGACGACTGAGGAGGGTTTTTTTGCCGCGGGTGATTCTGTGCTCGGCGCATCACTGGTTGTACGTGCTTTTAATGCAGGAAGAAGAGTTGCTTCTGCAGTAGATAATTTTCTAATGAAGTCTTAA
- a CDS encoding aspartate 1-decarboxylase: MMIQILNSKIERAVTTKVNFNQDEGFLIDKKLIDAAKLRQFQKVEIYNLNNGNRFSTFVIEGTDGEISVNGAAARLVQKGDLLIIASYVHLDEKDAESHQPKIVFVDENNKIVIKEENDWN, encoded by the coding sequence ATGATGATTCAAATATTAAATTCGAAGATTGAGCGGGCGGTAACTACAAAAGTTAACTTTAATCAGGATGAAGGCTTTTTAATTGATAAAAAATTAATTGATGCGGCAAAATTAAGGCAGTTCCAAAAAGTTGAAATCTATAATTTAAATAATGGAAATCGCTTTTCGACTTTTGTAATTGAGGGAACAGATGGAGAGATAAGTGTTAATGGCGCGGCTGCCCGACTTGTTCAAAAAGGTGATTTACTAATTATTGCCAGTTATGTTCATCTCGATGAAAAAGATGCGGAGAGTCATCAACCTAAAATAGTTTTTGTTGATGAAAACAATAAAATTGTTATAAAAGAAGAAAACGACTGGAATTAG
- a CDS encoding sulfite exporter TauE/SafE family protein: MNETITAIVLFLVGVIAGIINVNAGGGSTLTLPALIFLGLDSATANGTNRLAIILQTISSSAAYSHSKYSQFRLSLKLAIITLPGVLIGAIAAVKIDDNTFQIILGIVMLGIILTMLIPETASKIYDDSSDKKITLPVFVSFVLTGFYGGFIQVGIGFILMAILNKLMKFSLVYVNMHKAVIVMLYTIPALLVFIIAGNINWYLGIVLGLGNAAGAWWATKTSIKKGDKYIKIFLIIAMFIIAIKLLGIIP; encoded by the coding sequence TTGAACGAAACAATTACTGCCATAGTCCTTTTTTTAGTAGGAGTTATAGCGGGAATAATTAATGTAAATGCTGGCGGTGGTTCAACTTTAACACTGCCGGCATTAATTTTTTTAGGACTTGATTCAGCTACTGCAAACGGAACGAACCGATTGGCAATTATTTTGCAAACAATATCATCGTCAGCGGCATACAGTCATTCAAAATATAGTCAATTCAGGTTATCACTAAAACTTGCAATAATTACATTACCTGGTGTATTAATTGGTGCAATTGCCGCCGTAAAGATTGATGACAATACTTTTCAGATTATTCTCGGAATTGTAATGCTCGGAATCATATTAACAATGCTTATTCCTGAAACTGCTTCAAAAATTTATGATGATTCAAGTGATAAAAAAATAACTCTACCAGTTTTTGTTTCCTTTGTACTCACCGGTTTCTATGGCGGATTTATACAAGTTGGAATTGGGTTTATATTAATGGCTATTCTCAATAAGCTAATGAAATTTAGTCTTGTGTATGTAAATATGCACAAAGCAGTAATTGTAATGCTTTATACAATTCCGGCTCTACTTGTATTTATAATTGCAGGCAATATAAATTGGTATTTGGGAATTGTTTTAGGTTTGGGTAATGCCGCCGGCGCATGGTGGGCAACAAAAACATCTATTAAAAAAGGGGATAAGTACATAAAGATTTTTTTAATAATTGCCATGTTTATTATAGCAATTAAATTATTAGGTATAATCCCATAG
- a CDS encoding MgtC/SapB family protein: MNIIEWTYELRFVVAIALGFLVGLERESSKGSGKGKLILGGVRTYPIISMFGFGCAWLHQNGVMAILPVGLIALAGLTAISFFTKAQSERFGITSEISALLTFIVGALSLLVDIWVAMSLGIINTLLLSEKSKMEEFVESLDRVEFLAVLKFLLVTLIILPVLPNRDFTPFKLNPTTIWGMVIAVSTIGFVGYYLSKKFGDRLGFWLSGLAGGIVSSTAVTIAYGRIANKNSNLAYPALQGSIIASSMMHIRLLVLIIIISPALAQTIWWKIIVLNLFGVALSLIKFNNSPTKLKKEKGIEQLQNPFEIRPSLIFALLFVLLTIITTLAKQHFGQSGIFFLSAVIGVTDITPFVLSIINDTVKSSAVVGTAVIISMMSNTIMKGLYFTYLAESVRKETLLRFGILALAHLPFILFN; this comes from the coding sequence ATGAATATTATTGAATGGACTTACGAACTCAGGTTTGTTGTTGCAATTGCTCTTGGCTTTTTAGTGGGGCTAGAAAGGGAAAGCAGTAAAGGATCGGGAAAAGGAAAGCTTATTCTTGGAGGAGTAAGAACATATCCAATTATTAGTATGTTTGGATTTGGATGTGCTTGGCTTCACCAAAATGGAGTTATGGCAATTTTACCTGTCGGGCTAATAGCATTAGCCGGTTTGACCGCTATTTCTTTTTTCACAAAAGCACAGTCGGAGCGATTTGGTATTACAAGCGAAATAAGTGCTTTACTTACTTTTATCGTTGGCGCCCTTTCTTTGTTAGTTGATATATGGGTTGCTATGTCTCTTGGAATTATAAACACGTTACTACTTTCTGAAAAATCAAAGATGGAAGAGTTTGTTGAAAGTCTTGATCGAGTAGAATTTTTAGCAGTCTTAAAATTTTTACTTGTTACATTAATCATTCTACCCGTTCTGCCCAATAGAGATTTTACCCCCTTCAAATTAAATCCAACAACTATATGGGGAATGGTTATTGCTGTTTCAACAATTGGTTTTGTTGGGTATTATTTATCGAAAAAATTTGGAGACCGATTAGGATTTTGGTTATCTGGATTAGCGGGCGGTATAGTTTCGAGTACTGCTGTTACTATAGCTTACGGAAGAATTGCGAATAAAAATTCAAATCTAGCTTATCCCGCATTGCAAGGATCAATTATTGCTTCGAGTATGATGCATATCAGATTATTAGTTTTAATTATTATTATTAGTCCGGCATTAGCTCAAACTATTTGGTGGAAGATAATTGTTCTAAATTTATTTGGTGTGGCGCTTTCACTCATAAAATTCAATAATTCTCCCACAAAATTGAAAAAAGAAAAAGGAATTGAGCAGCTTCAAAATCCATTTGAAATAAGGCCCTCTTTAATTTTTGCGTTGCTATTTGTTTTGTTAACTATAATAACAACATTAGCAAAACAACATTTCGGTCAATCGGGAATATTTTTCTTATCGGCAGTAATAGGTGTTACAGATATCACCCCATTTGTATTATCTATTATTAATGATACCGTAAAGAGCTCTGCGGTTGTTGGAACCGCCGTTATTATTTCAATGATGAGCAATACAATAATGAAGGGGTTATACTTTACTTACTTGGCGGAATCAGTTAGAAAAGAAACTTTGCTAAGGTTTGGAATTTTAGCACTAGCACATTTGCCGTTTATTTTATTCAATTAG
- a CDS encoding glycoside hydrolase family 97 protein: MKKAIVFVMVLMLSSVSGAVPKVFSLLSPDKKLEVKISVSDILTFSIIKKGVEIIAPSSISMTINENNVIGKNSTVIDSKNNSVKRVIPRVVKQKSREVVENYNELRILFKEKFALNFRVFNEGVAYRFETEFPGEIKINHEECTFNFADDYSIYFPEEESFMSHNERLYPYLSLKEIKDTRFCSTPAVVDTKEGTLIGITESDLFDYPGLWLKGTSANSLKGLFPQFVLEEKAKNDRDVEPIKRADYLAITKGTRTFPWRIFGITNNDGDLITNELVFLLSQENKLNDVSWIKPGKVAWDWWNANNIYGVDFRAGINTETYKYYIDFASKYGIEYIILDEGWYKLGDILSTSPEMDIPELMKYAKEKNVGIILWVIWKTLENQLIPALDQFEKWGAAGIKVDFMQRDDQTVVNYYWKVAEEAAKRKLLVDYHGAHKPAGLFRAYPNVITNEGVKGLENNKWSSDVTPEHCVTIPFTRMFAGPIDFTPGAMNNVQVSSFKDMFSQPVSMGTRAQQLAMYVIYESPLQMLCDLPTNYYKESECMEFLSKVPAVWDETKILDAKIADYILVARKNGEEWYIGAMTDNTQRKLTVDFSFLDEGKYKAHIWQDGINADRNGNDYKKITIEVSNKSKHEIKLAPGGGWAAIITK; this comes from the coding sequence ATGAAAAAAGCAATAGTCTTTGTTATGGTTCTAATGCTGAGTAGTGTATCGGGGGCAGTTCCGAAAGTATTTTCCTTGTTATCTCCCGACAAAAAACTGGAAGTAAAAATATCCGTCTCTGACATTCTCACATTTTCGATTATCAAAAAAGGAGTTGAGATTATTGCCCCCTCTTCCATATCAATGACAATAAATGAAAATAATGTGATTGGAAAAAATTCAACGGTCATCGACTCAAAAAATAATTCGGTTAAACGAGTTATCCCGAGAGTTGTAAAGCAAAAAAGTAGAGAAGTAGTGGAAAATTATAATGAACTTAGAATTTTGTTCAAAGAAAAATTCGCTCTAAATTTTAGAGTTTTTAACGAGGGAGTGGCTTACCGATTCGAAACAGAGTTTCCCGGGGAGATAAAAATTAACCATGAAGAATGCACGTTTAATTTTGCTGATGATTATTCAATTTACTTTCCCGAAGAAGAATCATTTATGTCACATAACGAAAGATTGTACCCTTATCTATCATTAAAGGAAATTAAAGATACCCGTTTTTGCAGTACTCCCGCAGTTGTGGACACGAAAGAGGGCACGTTGATTGGAATAACTGAATCTGATCTATTTGATTATCCGGGGTTGTGGCTCAAAGGTACATCGGCTAATAGTTTAAAAGGATTGTTTCCTCAATTTGTATTGGAGGAAAAAGCAAAAAATGATCGAGATGTTGAACCGATAAAACGGGCGGATTATTTAGCGATTACAAAAGGAACAAGAACCTTTCCTTGGCGGATTTTTGGGATTACAAATAACGATGGTGATTTAATTACTAATGAATTGGTTTTTCTTTTATCCCAAGAAAATAAATTGAATGATGTTTCCTGGATTAAACCGGGCAAAGTAGCTTGGGACTGGTGGAATGCAAATAATATTTATGGAGTTGATTTTCGGGCAGGAATAAACACGGAGACATATAAATATTATATTGACTTTGCATCAAAATATGGAATTGAATACATAATACTTGATGAAGGCTGGTACAAACTCGGTGATATATTATCTACTTCTCCAGAAATGGATATACCCGAGTTGATGAAATATGCAAAAGAAAAAAATGTAGGAATAATTTTATGGGTAATTTGGAAAACGCTTGAGAATCAGCTTATCCCTGCGCTAGATCAATTTGAAAAATGGGGTGCTGCGGGAATTAAAGTTGATTTCATGCAGAGAGATGATCAGACTGTGGTTAATTATTATTGGAAGGTTGCCGAAGAAGCCGCCAAAAGAAAACTCTTGGTTGATTATCATGGTGCGCATAAACCTGCGGGATTATTCCGCGCATACCCAAATGTAATTACTAATGAAGGAGTTAAAGGGTTAGAAAACAATAAGTGGTCGAGTGATGTAACTCCGGAACATTGTGTTACAATACCTTTCACTCGAATGTTTGCCGGTCCAATTGATTTTACACCAGGCGCAATGAATAATGTACAAGTAAGTTCTTTCAAAGATATGTTTTCTCAGCCGGTAAGCATGGGAACGAGGGCACAGCAACTGGCAATGTATGTGATTTATGAGAGCCCGCTTCAAATGTTATGCGATCTTCCAACTAACTACTATAAAGAATCTGAATGCATGGAATTTCTTTCTAAAGTTCCTGCTGTGTGGGATGAAACAAAAATTCTTGATGCAAAAATTGCAGATTATATTTTAGTTGCTCGAAAGAATGGGGAAGAATGGTATATTGGGGCAATGACCGATAATACACAAAGAAAATTAACAGTTGATTTTTCATTTCTAGATGAAGGTAAGTACAAAGCACACATCTGGCAAGATGGGATAAATGCCGATCGAAACGGGAATGATTACAAAAAAATAACAATCGAAGTATCAAATAAAAGTAAACATGAAATTAAACTTGCACCCGGCGGCGGATGGGCTGCAATTATTACCAAATAA
- a CDS encoding cold-shock protein, whose translation MAERKQGTVKWFNNTKGFGFIKQESGDDVFVHFKSIIGDGYKSLAENDKVEYSVAQGPKGLQASEVKILK comes from the coding sequence ATGGCAGAGCGCAAACAAGGAACCGTAAAATGGTTCAACAACACTAAAGGTTTTGGTTTCATTAAACAAGAAAGTGGAGATGACGTTTTTGTTCATTTCAAATCTATTATTGGAGATGGATACAAATCCTTAGCTGAAAACGATAAAGTTGAATATTCAGTTGCTCAAGGTCCAAAAGGGCTACAGGCATCAGAAGTAAAGATTCTTAAATAA
- a CDS encoding cold-shock protein, producing MAERKQGTVKWFNNTKGFGFISQANGDDVFVHFQSIVSEGYKSLNENDKVEYSVSQGPKGLQASEVKVLR from the coding sequence ATGGCAGAGCGCAAACAAGGAACCGTAAAATGGTTCAACAACACTAAAGGTTTTGGTTTTATTTCACAAGCTAACGGGGATGATGTATTCGTACATTTCCAATCTATCGTGAGTGAAGGTTACAAAAGCTTAAACGAAAATGATAAAGTTGAATATTCTGTTTCTCAAGGGCCAAAAGGTCTTCAAGCATCAGAAGTAAAAGTACTTAGATAA